The Desmodus rotundus isolate HL8 chromosome 2, HLdesRot8A.1, whole genome shotgun sequence region GTGCAGGCTGAGATTCCTTGAGGCCAGGCCCCTTGGCAGAGGCCCCAGTCCTGCCTTGGGCTTTCCACGTGGAGCCCGATGATCTCATTCAGGATCTGAGTCCTGGCCTGTGAAAGAGTGACTCAGGgcctctgcctgctgccctgCTCCAAGTTTTTACTacagtggggcaggaggaggtgctTGCTGCCGGTTCTGATGGCAGCGTTTCAAAGAGGACAGAAGACATCCTGCTGaccaagaaaattaataaatacttaaaaaaaaaaaccctgacccCTCAGAGGAGCACATGGCCTGTTTTTAAAGTAAAGGAGAAACCTTTAAAACTAACATTTGCAGTGACAGGagatacaaatatttttgttattgttgtccCGGGtgtatttttgtcttatttgctTTGACTGGCTAGGCTTTCCTTATATACCCTGTGACGGTAACTGTTTTTGGCCAGTCACCTTGTGAGCAAACtgtgtttcttgtttctttgcagGAAGGGGAAGCATAAGAAAGAAGCGATTCGTGTCCAGCCCCCGTTATGTGGAAACCATGCTTGTGGCCGACCAGTCGATGGCAGAGTTCCATGGCAGCGGCCTGAAGAACTACCTTCTCACCTTGTTTTCGGTGGCAGCCAGGTTGTACAAACACCCCAGCATTCGGAATTCAATTAGCCTGGTGGTCGTGAAGGTCCTGGTCATCCATGAGGAACAGAAGGGGCCGGAAGTGACGTCCAACGCCGCCCTCACTCTGCGCAACTTCTGCAACTGGCAGAAGCAGCACAACCCACCCAGTGACCGAGACACCGAGCACTATGACACGGCGATTCTTTTCACCAGACAGGTGAGAGGAAGACAGTACCAATTAAGATGGGGGCCTCTTGGGAGCCTGCTTTGTAACGAGTGTCTGTGAGGCATTTCATCAGCTTCTTCAATTGGCTAGCATGGTCACTCTCCttatttcttctataattttaatatctCCAGTTTCATCGTCCTTTTTGAATAGCATTAGGAAAACTCTTGATCAAAGTCACCCAGAGTACTTCTCAAATGACAGCTCAACACATGTGTGATGATACAGCAGCCCCAAAAGATCCCCACCTTTGTGCTGTGTCCCTCTTAATGAGGATACACCTTTGCTTCTTCCAGGACCTGTGTGGGACCCAGACCTGTGATACTCTTGGCATGGCCGACGTTGGAACCATATGCGATCCCAGCAGAAGCTGCTCTGTCATAGAAGATGATGGCTTACAAGCAGCCTTCACCACAGCCCATGAACTAGGTAAGTCTGTTTCAGAGTAAGAGTCGAGCCCAATCTGTGAATTCAAAATGATGAACGATATATTAATGAGAACGAGACAGTATGCAGGCTATATTGCTGTTTTAGGTGCCAGGACTCCTTAGAAACTACAGAAAATATTACTCAACTATTCCTAAACACGATCATCTTCGTTAGAATCCAACATAAGATAGTTGGAGTTCTGGACACTTGGACAGTGTATGTGTTTGCTTACACTCCGGGGAAAGTAGACATTGTCTCCAAAATAGATGGTCTCCAAAGTGCATTTTTTTTGTCCCTAGAAATACCACTTGGAGACACATCCTTGTTAGGAATAAAATGCTGCAAATGCTGCATGTTAACGTGGGTTTCGGATTGCTTCTCAGGCCACGTGTTTAACATGCCGCACGATGATGCAAAGCAGTGCGCCAGCCTCAACAACGCCAGCCTCGACTCTCACATGATGGCGTCCATGCTTTCCAACCTGGACCACAGCCAGCCCTGGTCTCCCTGCAGCGCCTACACCATCACCTCGTTTCTGGATAACGGTCACGGTGAGGCCCTCCAACTCCTCTCTAGGCAGCAGCCAACCTTCCGTAGGTGGCGTTCCAATTCAAcgaactcatttttcttttttgtgttcttTATGGTTTCCCTCCTCCACAATTAGTTTCACTGccaagaatatacatttttaggTCTTAATTCCAGTAAAAGATAGTGCTTCTGGCCAAGTGGCTCCCAACGTacattcatttgaatttttagcAGAACAATCATTTCCTGTAATTGTTAATGTAGAAACATCCCATTGAGGATAATATCTTAATTTCAATCTTTCTGGCATCTTCCCTAAAAGTTCGGCAGCTTTCAAATCACTTTGCTATAAATTATCCCCTATGATAAATATTTTCCCCTGCATGCTTTCATCTACTATTTATTAATAGTGGTTGGCGTTTTCCTTTCAGGGGAATGTTTGATGGACAAGCCCCAGGCCCCCATACAGCTCCCCTCGGATCTTCCCGGGACCTTGTATGATGCCAACCGGCAGTGCCAATTTACCTTTGGGGAGGAGTCCAAACACTGTGCAGATGCAGCCAGCACGTGCTCGACGCTCTGGTGCACCGGCACCTCTGGCGGGCTGCCTGTGTGCCAAACCAAACACTTCCCTTGGGCAGACGGCACCAGCTGtgaagaagggaagtggtgtgTCAACGGCAAGTGTGTGAACAAGACCGACAAGAAACATTTTGATGTGAGTTTTCTACTCTTGCACACACTCGTTTAAAATTTGGAATTGAACACAGTGATGCGCAGACATTCTGATAACGCCTTAAATACCCCATCCCTGTTCTCAGGTGGCGCacaaaatagattatttttataattgattcTTTGTTTCGTATTTTTGTCTGTTATTCCCTAAGAAGGTTTCTGTAGAGAATTCTAAAACTGATGACTTGCGTCCCCATGCAGACCCCTGTTCATGGAAGCTGGGGGCAGTGGAGAGCCTGGGGGGAGTGTTCTAGAACCTGCGGTGGAGGCGTTCAGTACACAATGCGGGAATGTGACCATCCAGTCCCGAAGAACGGAGGGAAGTACTGTGAAGGCAAGCGTGTGCGGTACAGATCATGTAACATTGAGGACTGTCCAGACAATACTGGTGAGTAGAAGTGGGTGAGCAAGACGGGTCCACTGAGAGGCAGTTGAGGGGTGGAAACTGATAATGTTGTCATAACATTCTCCTCCCAGGAAAAACCTTTAGAGAGGAACAGTGTGAGGCGCACAATGAGTTCTCCAAGGCTTCCTTTGGGAGTGGACCCGCAGTGGAGTGGACACCCAAGTATGCTGGAGTCTCCCCAAAGGACAGGTGCAAGCTCATCTGTCAAGCCAAAGGCATTGGCTACTTCTTCGTGCTGCAGCCCAAGGTAGTAACTTTTCCACTTACTTTTTGGCTAAGACCGAAGGCCGTAGCTTGCTACCTTTTCGTGCAACCTATGAGGCACTTTGTTTAATTTGTATATTAACATGTTCAGGTTCGAAttagaattcattttcttctggatACCTCAGGAACTGCCAGATTTAAGTTTGGCGTTGATCTCAGTTATGAATGAAGCTTGCATCCAGCACTTACGGTTCTTGCAGTTGCTTATTATTACTCTTACAAACAAGAGCCCGTTACCACTggttatataaattatgtattaacATGGCAGCCAACTGGTGGTTTGGAAAGATAGCCTAGGCACAGTCCAAAGTACTTGTTCCTGGGTGACTAGCACTAGCGTGTacaaacagactttttaaaatggaagtcTAAGTATTGATCCCTTTTGTGCTTAAGGACCTATATTGACCTAGAAGAAGCATCACTGTGTTGTTTAACTGAGGGGTTAAACCTTGTGAAGATAGAAAGTGGCATTGAATTTGGTTGAGACCGCCATGTGTCATTATCGCTGAAGCCTATAAAAATATTCCCCAGTTGCCGATTCAATATTTAGCAAGTGATGTATTCAGCACTTGCTATTGCCAAATACCATTCTGGTCACTGAGGATACAGcgggaaaaaattttttaaaatgagaaaaagttctGCTTGCTTGACCTTAGCTGTAAGTGAGACAGGTAAGTAAACAAAGATTCTGTTAAGTTTTTCACATGTCTGCGTGTACTGtgaggaaagaagacagagaagggtAGTGTATGACGTGTGTAGAGTGTTGTTTGATAACAACGATCAGGAAGTCAGATGTTACGTGAGTGAGGGAAATCCTTAGAGTTAAAGCTTCACATCTTCCCTTGTTAATGTGGGACATCGGCGAGTGACACCAGAtgcaccttcttcctctctcaggTGGTGGATGGGACTCCATGCAGCCCGGATTCCACCTCTGTCTGCGTACAAGGACAGTGCGTAAAAGCTGGTTGTGATCGCATCATAGACTCCAAAAAGAAATTCGATAAATGTGGCATTTGTGGGGGAAATGGATCTACATGCAAGAAGATATCAGGATCAGTTACCAGCtcaaagtaagttttaaaatgccGTACTCCCGAAGGTTGTATCATTTAGATgtaacttttctttaaagattttattcatttatttttagagagaggggaagggagggagaaagagagggagagaaacatcaatgtgtggttgcctctcgcacatctccaattggggacctggcctgcaacccaggcatgtgccccaactgggaattgaacaggcgaccctttggttttcaggccagtgctcaatgcactgagccacaccagccagggagggcaCAGATGTAACTTTTTATAGATCTGGTGAAAATCATGTTCTAAATGGCTAAGTGGCCATGTAATATAATAATTAGCCAGTGAATGAGCGATCTTGTTTCTCTTGCCTGCAGACCTGGATATCAGGATATCGTCACAATTCCAGCTGGAGCCACAAACATTGAGGTGAAACAACGGAATCAGAGGGGATCCAGAAATACTGGAAGCTTTCTTGCCATCAAAGCCGCCGATGGCACATACATCCTGAATGGTGACTTCACTCTGTCTACTTTGGAGCAAGACATTACATACAAAGGGAGCGCCCTGAGATACAGTGGCTCCTCCGCCTCGCTGGAAAGAATCCGCAGCTTCAGCCCTCTCACCGAGCCCTTAACCATCCAGGTCCTGACCGTGGGCCATGCCCTGCAGCCCAAAATtaaatacacctatttcgtaaagaagaagaaggagccTTTCAATGCCATCCCCACGTTCTCAGAATGGGTCATTGAAGAGTGGGGCGAATGTTCCAAGTCCTGCGGACTGGGCTGGCAGAGAAGACTGGTAGAGTGCCGAGACCTCAACGGGCAGCCTGCTTCCGAGTGTGCCAAGGAGGTGAAGCCAGCCAGCACCCGGCCTTGCGCAGACCTGACCTGCCCCCACTGGCAGCTGGGGGATTGGTCGCCCTGTTCCAAGACTTGCGGGAAGGGTTACAAAAAGAGAACCTTGCAGTGCCTGTCTCACGATGGGGGAGTGTTGGCTCATGAGAGCTGCGATCCTTTAAAGAAGCCTAAACATTACATAGACTTCTGCACGATGGCAGAATGCAGTTAAGCAGGGCGGGCGTTgaaggaaggatggggagaggaagggctgAGGCACGGAAATCAAGAAGGCTGGAGGGGATCCAGTGTGCCTTGCTGGTGATGTGACAATCCCTGTTCCCTGGTACTGATTCAATACTTTGTACCCTGGGGGTTGGGAAATGCAAAGCAGAAAAAGGGTGAGATTCTTAATTTAAGGTGTGGCTTACTTTACCTCACTAacaatggagggagaaaggagtaCAAACAGGAGCGTTGACCAGCACTGCTTACTCACACCTGCAATGATTCCGAGAATGTTATGTTATCTTTTCTACCCAGAGTTAAGGATTCAGGAATGGCCTCCACCCTGGAGAAAAGTGTGTAGCAATGTCAAATGGCTCCATCGTGACCTTTTGGTACCATCCTCACATCTTTGTGAATTGGTTTTGACAAAGAAACATGCATTCCATGTGTCTGTATGCTTGAAGTCtccaaggggaaaaaagcagcGATGTATCAGGTGCTGGTAAAAACCAGAGGAGGCACCCAGAGCTCAGGACCTCCTGCCTTTCATTCCTCCTTGTATAAGCCTATGTTAGGAATGGGGATGTGAAAAACCAGTTTGTGTCTCAAGCAAGTGGGCAAGATCACACAAAAAGGCTGGAATGCCAGCACAAGAATGGGGTGAGCAAACCCGGGTCCCCAGTGTTTGGGGACAGTGAGATCACTTGTCTCGTGGCGGGGGGGGCTACTGAGGGGTAGCAGGTCCACCCCCAGCAGCTGGTCCGAGGGTCATATCCTGGTGAATGTCTGTTCAGCTCTTCTACTATGAAAGAGGATGACTTTGCCGTATGTATATAGTAAAACACGTTACTATAAATTCTATGTACTTTATAAGTATTGGTTTGTGAGTTCCTTCTAAGAAGGACTATAGTATGTAATAAATGCCTATtatagcatatttatttttatacatttctttttaatgctaaaaCTCTTAAGTTATATCGTGATTGTAAAAAGGCatataagaatatattatttatacaatatatgttactagaaataataaaataacacttttcaaatatgtgtatatttttttaagtgggaaTTTAATTCTAGGAAGGAACTCTGAGACACAGATACTGAATTTGAAGAATgagtattttcttaaattctttggaaaaaagatttcattctgatgaaatgttttttctgtatcctGGATTATGTGACTGTTTCAAAGGAAGCAAGCTATGGTATCTTTGGTGATAGATAGGTTTGTTATTAATGTATAATATACACACATGATTGGCAgacttttttctgtaaagagccaggtaataaatatttccagCTTTGTGGCCCCTACCATCTCTGCCACAACTACTCAGATGTGCTGTTTCAGCATGAAGACAGCCACACATGAATGAATGGGCATGGcagtgttctaataaaactttatttacaaaaccaggcAGTGGGccaaatttgttcttttggtGTAGTTTGCTGACCTGTGATGCATGCCATAaattaaaaggtgaaagatttatacaatctgaagagaaaccagagtatagcATGccataaattagatgaaaaaaggGTGGGATTCTGGAAGTACTTGGAATTTGTGTGTCTTCCTCAACTTCATCACATAACTAAGATTTTATGGAAGTATTTAAGCTACTGAATAGAATACACTGCCTTAGATTACATTTAGAATAGACAGTGGCGAGCTGAGCCGTTGAATGTTCCGCTTTCTCTTCAAGCATACCTCAGGTGTATCAGGGAGGCTGGGACGGCAGCGCCCGTCTAGGCAGCCCTGTTGTGAATCACTGTATTTTAAACACTAAGTGGTCCATCGGAGGTTTTAAAGCACAGACTGCTTCCAGAGAACCTACCTCTCAGGGAACAGGGGATTTACTGGAAGTCTTGGATTACATGGTTAACCACAGACATTTCCCACTTCACACTTCCATCCTTTCCTTCACCCTCCTTCAAATAGTTTCCTTGAATAGTTTTATATAACATGCTCATTGCAGATTCAGATGATTATTATTTACCCTTGCAAATGATTCACAATGTTCTTTTCCTAGAAAAGGAATGTAAGATTCTCAGGAGCCACCTATGTAGGTCAAAGAAGGGGGTGGCGGGGAAACTCATGTTAGTCTCTGGTCAAGTTTTTTACTACTTACTGGGCTACCGGACTGAAAAGGTCAAGTCTTTTCACACTGGAAACCAGTTTGGTCCCATAGAGCTCAATCAAGCATTGGATTTGGCCGTGTAATTCAGTGGCCTAAGATGCTCTCTGCACCAATCATCTCTACCACAATTACTTACTTGTTTATATTCCTATCAGTGACATGAAGGATGCCCTCACCCTCAATTACTACACAAGCTGTttgataaaatgagataaatgtacttaaaatgaTAACCCATAATACAAAGAAGTCATTTTCAGATCTTGTTTAATTCACTGACGAGTTTGTCTCTTTTAAAGGGCTTACATTGATTTGGCAGAGTAAGTAGGGAGACTGAAGTTCAAAACACAGAGATAAAAATAGTCGAAAGATTTTCCACTGTTGTCTGTCGTCTCAACGCCAAACAACTTTCGAAGTCGCCACATCAGTTTTTCACCCTTCTGCTGATGAGATTTTCATTTTATCAATAATCTGAGAGGTTTAAAATACTCACTTTTGACAGCAAAAGATTCAAAGACCCAGTTCTGTGAGCTTGATCAGGCACCtgcttaaaagaaggaaaaattctgTGCTCACTCATGGTATAGGTATAAGTGATGAGTCAGCATGATATTGAGTTTTgattaaaatacttaatttgCAAAGCACTCAATGGGCACTTTCTCTAGCATTTCAATAACCACCACATCAGCACAATTTTTGAATTAGAGTTTTTGCacaaaaattgacaaaaattCTTCACAATGTCTATTCCTTGTTTAATCTGTCTTTTAGAAGTGGGTAGCACAGGTCTTATGTGATTAGGAATAATGAACAATAGCCACCACTTGCTAATCTCCTTgattccccaaatgaaagaaaagcgaAAACTATTAATACAGAGTTTGGGGCTATCAGGAAAACTGACCAAAGGCACCTGGGATAAAGTGCCGTCTGTCCTGCTGTGCATGGACTTCTGTGACGTGAATGAGCTCATATGACATTGGCAGGAAAGGAAATGGTAAAACATGGAAGATGCTTTGGTTATCCACAAGTTTCCCAGCCAATAAGTGTTTTGTACTTTTTTCACAGCAGTGGGACACAACCTCTACTAACCCACGAGCATGGCCTCGTCGAGGAACACGACGGTTCAGAATGCCCACTCACCCCCTTGGTCTCAGTCACAGAAGTTCCTAATAGAGTCTTTGTCCCATTTGCTCTTGTCTCCATAACTCAAAAGCCTCAACTTTTCCTTACAAGTGTCTTCTATTAATCACACTGCCTCCATTTAAAGTAAATTTCTATAATTATTATACAATTACTTGTTTAGAATTTAGCATTTTTGTTAACTAtggtagtttctttttctttaggatTGCTATTGTTTCATGTTCTCCTGCTTTTAGGAGAAGGCACAAAGCATTGACTTGTGGGAAAGAGATGGAGTGGGATTTTATGTGGAACAATCCAGGAAGTCTTCCTCAATGAGGAGGTTTGAGGGAGGGAATGAGAGGGACGCAAGGGGACAGCCTTCCAAGGGACAGGGTTGTTTCTTTATTCGAAGAATGGAGAGGTAATATATGCAATACATAACTCATAAAGAAAAGATAGAAAGCAAACATATGGTGACAGAATCACAATCACATTATCGAGACAATACATTGCTTAAGCTTTCCTACTAAAAGATAAATATCCTCCAGatgtgcttaaaaataaaatccaaaacacgataaatgaaaagaaactaaatcaaaatgacatttcttcaaagaagttCAAAGGTTTATCAAACAGTAGAAATAAGGAGGAATAAAATATCA contains the following coding sequences:
- the ADAMTS1 gene encoding A disintegrin and metalloproteinase with thrombospondin motifs 1 — encoded protein: MGQAELARRFHGSQPASALLLFVAAGLLVLPGGHGRLAEEDEELVLPVEEHEPGYRNVRLRLDAFSRQLTLQLHQDRDFLAPGFTFQTVGRRLGPDAPSPDPDGDLALCFYSGTVNGDPSSAAALSLCEGVRGAFYLQGEEYFIQPAPAASVRLTPAAAGEESPTRPQFHLLRRRQRGDGGAKCGVMDDETQLERGAGRKGEEAGAEWRPRDAAPERAGRPTGRGSIRKKRFVSSPRYVETMLVADQSMAEFHGSGLKNYLLTLFSVAARLYKHPSIRNSISLVVVKVLVIHEEQKGPEVTSNAALTLRNFCNWQKQHNPPSDRDTEHYDTAILFTRQDLCGTQTCDTLGMADVGTICDPSRSCSVIEDDGLQAAFTTAHELGHVFNMPHDDAKQCASLNNASLDSHMMASMLSNLDHSQPWSPCSAYTITSFLDNGHGECLMDKPQAPIQLPSDLPGTLYDANRQCQFTFGEESKHCADAASTCSTLWCTGTSGGLPVCQTKHFPWADGTSCEEGKWCVNGKCVNKTDKKHFDTPVHGSWGQWRAWGECSRTCGGGVQYTMRECDHPVPKNGGKYCEGKRVRYRSCNIEDCPDNTGKTFREEQCEAHNEFSKASFGSGPAVEWTPKYAGVSPKDRCKLICQAKGIGYFFVLQPKVVDGTPCSPDSTSVCVQGQCVKAGCDRIIDSKKKFDKCGICGGNGSTCKKISGSVTSSKPGYQDIVTIPAGATNIEVKQRNQRGSRNTGSFLAIKAADGTYILNGDFTLSTLEQDITYKGSALRYSGSSASLERIRSFSPLTEPLTIQVLTVGHALQPKIKYTYFVKKKKEPFNAIPTFSEWVIEEWGECSKSCGLGWQRRLVECRDLNGQPASECAKEVKPASTRPCADLTCPHWQLGDWSPCSKTCGKGYKKRTLQCLSHDGGVLAHESCDPLKKPKHYIDFCTMAECS